CTGGCCGTTGAAAAATAACGGCGCATGCGGCTCATTCTGCCAATGCTGCGGGGCAATTGCATGGTAAGTCGGTCTATATGTATCTCCGTTATAGACCGATCTATCAAATTTTAAGTCAGGCGTTGGCAGATTACCGCCTAAAGCAGCCATATAGGCGTTGTAAGCGTTCTCAACTTCAATAGGGCTGAGGGTACCGTTTGAGACTTTGATTTCGTCTATAAGTCCATTGAACATATTAAGCGGAAACACACCTAGATTTGTACTTTGGTTATTCTTTCCTATGAGCAGGTCCGTACTCGCAGGTGTGAGGAGAGAATGTACCGGAGCCATATTTGAACTTACCTGCTTGCCGTTTACATATAACACCATTTTCCCAGTTTGACTGTCGTACGTGGCCGTTAAGTAAGACCATTCATATTTAGGAAGCGGTTCAAATGACCACACTTCATACCAATTGTTATTCGATCCGAATTGGAATGACCAGGTACCATGACGATCAATACCTAAAATAAAACCTTGTTTCGCATCCTTGTTTTGCTGATTCACAATAGCTTCCAGCTTGTTTCCATCTCCCCATTCATAGGCACGTGGGGCTACCCAAGCTTCAATACTAATTTGTGATTGAGGTGTTGTTATCGCAGGATGGGTCACCCATGTGGAATAGCCGTCAAACAGCAATGCTTTGCCGCTTATTCCATCATTCCTCCATTCTGGGTCGGTTGAGGGTTTATACACCGCTTGGTTAAATACATAGTTGATAGTATCGTTTGTTTGTGACACCTGTTCTTTGGTTACCTTTCCATTACCTTCATTAAAACTCCACTGACCAACTAAAGTTGTAGCGGCTTGTACTTCAGGAGTAGAAATGAGCAACCCTGAACCTAGCATGAATGCGGAGATTAAGTACGCACACGTTTTTTTCCATTTTCCCATAATTAATCAACTCCTTCATATAGACGTGCCTGGTATCATTTCCATACATCTCACTGTCTACTTTTCTTTTCGTCTCATTACTTACATGTATCATCTCCTTTCACAGTCATGCAGTCTCAATAAAGTTAAAAGCAAGCTGGGGAAAGCTCACAACTATTCCCCAGCTTGTATCTGTCCGAGCTAATTCATAAAATGAATGTAAATGAGGAATCGCTTGATCATTACCGCTGTCTCGGCTCTTGTCGCAAAGGAAGCGGGTCGCAATTTCCCTTCAGAGTCACCGTTCATCAGATTGTTTTGAAGACTCTCCAAAATAGCTTGCTTCGCCCAGTCACTTACCATCGTACCGTCCGAGTATTGGGCCAACATCCCATCTGCAGTTGTTGTGTGATCCACATATCCTCTCGCAAACTGTATAGCTCTGGAAAGCATTACCGAAATCTCTTCTCTGGTAACCAATTGATCAGGTTTGAAACTCCCGTCTTGATAGCCATTTATGATACCAAAATCCACTGCAGCCCCAACTGGTCTTGAATACCAGGCCGTTGCATCAACGTCGTTAAAGCTAGAGCTTCCATCTGCTTGGTCGATGAGTCCTAACGAACGAACCAGCATCGTTGCGAACTCAGCTCTCGTTACATGAATATCGGGTCCGAAACGATCTTCACTTAAACCACTCAAGATTTGTTTGGATGCAAGTAAACGAATCTCATGTTCGGCCCAATGATGTTGAATATCCGAGAAGGAATTGCTTGATTGAACTACCGTATACATACTGTTGCCATTTCTCTTCATGGTGACGACTGTTTTTCCATCCTTACTCTCAAAGATAGCCGGAACAAAAGATACTTCCCCTGATTGAGGATTATACATTACGGCTGTGCTCGTTTTTGAATCCACATACTGATTGAGAGTTACGGAACGAGACACATAGAGATTTCCAAAATCGTTAATTTCAGATTTTTTGCCGTTATCGTCAAGTATAATCTTGAAATCTATTGCTCCTGAGATCACCTTCAGATTGGATAAAGCCAATTTCCCTTGCAGCAACGCTAGGTCTTTCGCGGACTGTGGTTCAATTACAACGTGAATTTGTCCGTCGATACCCTTGTATTTATCATTGGAGAACAGCTGCAAAGGCAATTCATAAGTCACCTGATCTAATCGAATGCTGATAATCCCATTTGATTGTGTTTCAACAGCATCGCGCAGTACCGAGAGCGGCAAAGAAACATCTGCGGCATCATCCACTGTTACCGGCACATCAATGAATACTTGGTGTAACGCATCATCTTTTAACGTCCCAAGTAAAGCTTTTAGAGATTTATCGTCAATATTCACTTTCGTAACGGTAACACCATTCTGATTAACTTCTTTTTTAAGCTGATCAACGGTAACTTTGATGCTGTTGGACGAAAGCCCGTTGCTTTGCGCATCAGAAGCTTCCTGAGAACCTTGACCTCCATGAAGTACTGAACCTTGGGAATTATCTAAGGCAACAGGTACATTGAAATTATCAACGTTGATATGTCCCCATCCACCCTTTTTATTATCGACTACTTCCATATATAGTTCTTGACCCAAATAAGCTGATGCATCCCAAGAGATTCTTCGGTACTGTTCGTTGTCAGCTCCCGTTTCTTTCATTAGGATGACTTTATCCTTAGCACGGACAAGCGCCACATACAGATTATCGATGTCCTTCCCTCCACCAATAAGGAAGTTAATACCACCATTACCGCCTAGTATAAAATTCTTTGACTTCAGAGTGCCTGTCGCATCTTCACCATCTTCAGGATTCAATCCCCACACATGATATCGATTAGGATCGTTTCGGTCCGAAGCCTGATTAAAGGGCCCACCCCATCCCCAATCATTGACCTTTGTCACATTCTTGTTAGAAAACGCGGTATCTTCAGCTATCCAGCCTGTCAAATCACCTGTTTCAAAATCGTGATTCTCAAGCGTACCCGTTGCAGGCTCCTGCTTTACAGGCTGCCAATACGATTCCATCTTGCTGCCATATGCAGAGTTCATTTTCCAAACCTTCAAGCTTTGAATATCGATATCTCCGCCGTCACTCCACAGACTCACATTCATCGCATCACCACGTGTAGGATAAATACGTGAAGTGATACTTTTTTTGCCATTGGCGTAAGCTTCAATCATGGAGCGGTCTAGATACATATGCAATTTCAGCAGATCTCCGTCCAACTCCATATTCCCGCTCTGAATACCTTTTAAAATATCCGGGTCCAGGGATGATTTCATTCTATCGATGCTTAATAACTTGTTTTCAACATCGTAGTAAAGATTTGTTTCTTCCTGCCCATCCGTAGTCGCACGAAGCTTGAATCCTAGCTTCTTTGCGCTACCTACATGTGCTTCCAGTATAATTTCAAGCATGTCACCTTTCACTTGCTGCAATTTGTCGTTTGCCTGAGCGAGATTCGACTGCTCTACATTTACAATCTGATCGCCACGTAGAGAATTCAACTCTTCTATCGGTGTAATTCCAAGCTCCGTATCATTACGAAGCGACAAAACGACTGGCAATCCTGCATTATGCGCCCATCCTGCATCATAGTGTTGCTGCTCAGAACGGCGGTCCTGTGCAATGCTGAACAGAATTGTCCTTCCCTTACCATCAACCATTCCACTTGGACCAGTGAAGTGCTCACCGTAGTCAAACAGCCTTGGCTCCTCTTGATCAGGAACAAACTTGTTATTTGCCTTATCCCATGTACCAATCCAATAGAATACATATTTAACATTATCTGCATCATAATGATCGAACCAA
This genomic window from Paenibacillus hexagrammi contains:
- a CDS encoding LamG domain-containing protein → MGKWKKTCAYLISAFMLGSGLLISTPEVQAATTLVGQWSFNEGNGKVTKEQVSQTNDTINYVFNQAVYKPSTDPEWRNDGISGKALLFDGYSTWVTHPAITTPQSQISIEAWVAPRAYEWGDGNKLEAIVNQQNKDAKQGFILGIDRHGTWSFQFGSNNNWYEVWSFEPLPKYEWSYLTATYDSQTGKMVLYVNGKQVSSNMAPVHSLLTPASTDLLIGKNNQSTNLGVFPLNMFNGLIDEIKVSNGTLSPIEVENAYNAYMAALGGNLPTPDLKFDRSVYNGDTYRPTYHAIAPQHWQNEPHAPLFFNGQYHLFYQFNQHGPYWHNMHWGHWVSTDMVHWRDLPPALSPGLFQVDPDGDCFTM